One window of Carassius auratus strain Wakin chromosome 17, ASM336829v1, whole genome shotgun sequence genomic DNA carries:
- the syncripl gene encoding synaptotagmin binding, cytoplasmic RNA interacting protein, like codes for MATEHINGNGTDEPVESPAVTHSEHFQTLLDAGLPRKVAVKLDEIYIAGLVSHSDLDDRAIEALKEFNEEGALQVLLQFKDSDLSHVQNKSAFLCGVMKTYRQREKQGTKVSDSTKGPDEAKIIALLERTGYTLDVTTGQRKYGGPPPGSSHAGVQPTVGTEIFVGKIPRDLFEDELVPLFEKAGPIWDLRLMMDPLSGLNRGYAFITFCTKEAAQQAVKLCNNNEIRPGKHIGVCISVANNRLFVGSIPKSKTKEQIVEEFAKVTEGLNDVILYHQPDDKKKNRGFCFLEYEDHKTAAQARRRLMSGKVKVWGNVVTVEWADPIEDPDPEVMAKVKVLFVRNLASTVTEELLEKTFCQFGKLERVKKLKDYAFIHFEERDSAVKALAEMHGKDLEGEQIEIVFAKPPDQKRKERKAQRQAAKTQMYDEYYYYGPPHMHPPTRARGRGARGGYSYPHDYYSYEDYYDYYGYDYHNYRGGYDDPYYGYDDFQSHIRGRGNRGVRGPTLSRGRSSSAPRGRAGFSPRGGLGSSRGGRGSRGGLQQRCRVGKGVEAGPDQVV; via the exons ATGGCCACGGAGCACATCAATGGCAATGGTACGGATGAACCAGTGGAGTCTCCAGCAGTTACTCATTCAGAGCACTTCCAGACGCTTCTAGACGCCGGATTACCTAGAAAAGTGGCAGTCAAACTAGATGAGATTTACATAGCAG GACTCGTGTCTCACAGTGATCTCGACGATCGAGCGATTGAGGCTCTGAAGGAGTTCAATGAAGAGGGCGCTCTGCAAGTTCTCCTGCAGTTCAAAGACAGCGACCTGTCGCACGTTCAG AATAAAAGTGCCTTCCTCTGTGGGGTGATGAAGACGTACAGGCAGAGGGAGAAACAGGGGACCAAAGTCTCAGACTCCACTAAAGGACCAGACGAGGCCAAGATCATC GCTTTGCTGGAGAGAACTGGCTACACACTGGATGTGACGACGGGGCAGCGCAAGTACGGCGGTCCTCCCCCAGGGTCGAGCCATGCTGGGGTACAGCCCACCGTGGGCACAGAG ATTTTTGTGGGAAAGATCCCGAGAGATCTGTTTGAAGATGAGCTGGTCCCTCTGTTTGAGAAAGCGGGCCCCATCTGGGATCTGCGTCTGATGATGGATCCGCTCAGCGGACTCAACCGAGGATACGCCTTCATCACCTTCTGCACTAAAGAGGCTGCGCAGCAAGCCGTCAAACTC TGTAACAACAATGAAATCCGGCCCGGGAAACACATCGGTGTGTGCATCTCTGTTGCCAACAATCGTCTGTTTGTGGGGTCCATCCCCAAGAGCAAGACTAAGGAGCAGATCGTGGAGGAGTTTGCCAAAGTTACTG AGGGCTTGAACGACGTCATCTTATACCATCAGCCTGACGACAAGAAGAAGAACCGCGGCTTCTGCTTCCTGGAGTATGAGGATCATAAAACAGCAGCCCAGGCGCGGCGCAGGTTAATGAGCGGCAAAGTCAAGGTGTGGGGCAACGTGGTGACGGTCGAATGGGCCGATCCCATAGAAGACCCCGACCCTGAAGTCATGGCTAAG GTCAAAGTCCTCTTTGTGAGAAACCTGGCCAGCACAGTAACAGAAGAGCTTCTGGAGAAGACGTTCTGTCAGTTTGGCAAACTGGAAAGGGTTAAAAAGCTTAAAGACTACGCCTTCATCCACTTCGAAGAGAGAGATAGCGCTGTGAAG GCTCTTGCTGAAATGCACGGGAAGGATTTAGAAGGGGAACAAATTGAAATAGTCTTTGCAAAGCCGCCTGATCAGAAGAGGAAAGAGCGAAAGGCCCAGAGACAAGCTGCTAAAACTCAGAT GTATGATGAGTATTATTACTACGGGCCGCCGCATATGCATCCCCCGACGAGAGCAAGAGGACGAGGCGCTCGAGGAGGCTATTCGTATCCGCACGACTATTACAGCTATGAAGATTATTACGATTACTACGGCTATGACTATCACAACTACAGAGGGGGTTACGACGACCCCTACTACGGCTACGATGACTTCCAGTCTCACATCAGAGGAAGAGGAAACAGAGGAGTCCGGGGCCCCACGCTGTCCAGGGGCCGCAGCTCCAGCGCTCCCAGAGGACGGGCCGGTTTCTCTCCGCGCGGGGGTCTGGGGTCCAGCCGAGGGGGCCGGGGGTCCAGAGGAGGCCTCCAGCAGAGATGTCGAGTG